In Oryctolagus cuniculus chromosome X, mOryCun1.1, whole genome shotgun sequence, a single window of DNA contains:
- the LOC100350594 gene encoding germ cell-less protein-like 2 gives MGQLSSHILQWRETQTVDPEPPEEQAGPSYICGSRKRKQGSGPSLGPMSETHRSLNQGTNLHEVSNTRYGKKAKIISNCAYRRLFLNGETSDIKIRALGKVWCLHKMFLQQSGYFANIIRDCWEESQNDIIELDICDQNIDVQSLHFVLGSLYRDEYISIEPLQIPGVLAVAYLLQLEDLIQQCDETMKETISAKTVCRYYAAAETYGLDSVKQTCFEWLLHNLMTQPSVELYKEIDIELMNLLISSPNLLVMQKEMDVYTTLKEWVFLRFNPAWKGSMKHLLVTANNWLSKYSEQVDNITFLETNEGIIFQPVFKTLRFQHIICDLAATKVIERDNLIPSEWLSTVYKKKWLSFLRAQQCREIGPRHINKAELEGYSMRCGKRIVKDGRYSWKWSGYNFGFPLHVIFTSHYIIFKQNTFRQLCEGSACTQCIRNIAFRLTLAYFDSSGNLSFSKTTGYKILTFEKDEEQVVMNLDSVVLNFPLYIFCNFLFMSSENTGNL, from the coding sequence ATGGGACAGCTGAGCAGCCACATCTTGCAATGGAGAGAAACGCAAACAGTGGATCCGGAGCCGCCAGAAGAACAGGCAGGCCCCAGCTATATTTGTGGCAGTCGCAAGCGTAAGCAGGGCAGTGGGCCCTCCTTGGGTCCAATGTCTGAAACCCACAGATCTCTAAACCAGGGAACCAATCTACACGAAGTCTCCAACACACGCTATGGGAAGAAAGCTAAGATCATATCCAACTGTGCTTACCGACGTTTATTTTTGAATGGGGAAACCAGTGACATTAAAATCCGTGCTCTGGGGAAGGTATGGTGTTTACACAAAATGTTCCTACAGCAATCAGGTTACTTTGCTAATATAATCAGAGATTGTTGGGAAGAATCACAAAATGATATTATTGAGCTGGACATTTGTGACCAGAACATAGATGTACAATCTTTGCATTTTGTACTTGGTTCATTATACAGGGACGAATATATTTCAATTGAGCCCCTTCAAATTCCaggagttctggctgttgcataCTTGCTTCAATTAGAGGATTTAATTCAGCAATGTGATGAGACCATGAAGGAAACAATCAGTGCGAAAACTGTGTGTCGTTATTATGCAGCAGCAGAAACATATGGGTTAGATTCTGTAAAGCAAACTTGTTTTGAATGGCTTCTCCACAATTTGATGACACAGCCAAGTGTCGAGCTTTACAAAGAAATTGATATAGAGCTCATGAATCTTCTCATCTCGTCTCCCAATTTACTAGtaatgcaaaaagaaatggatgtATACACGACTCTTAAAGAGTGGGTGTTCCTTCGCTTCAACCCAGCGTGGAAAGGCTCAATGAAACACCTTTTAGTCACTGCTAACAACTGGCTTTCCAAGTATAGTGAACAAGTCGATAACATCACTTTTCTTGAAACAAACGAAGGAATAATATTTCAACCAGTATTTAAAACATTGAGGTTTCAGCATATCATCTGTGACCTGGCAGCCACAAAAGTTATTGAACGAGATAATCTAATACCTTCAGAATGGTTATCAactgtttacaaaaaaaaatggctttCCTTCCTACGAGCACAGCAGTGCAGGGAAATTGGGCCTCGACACATCAATAAAGCAGAACTTGAAGGGTATAGCATGAGATGTGGTAAAAGGATTGTCAAGGATGGAAGATACTCCTGGAAGTGGTCAGGTTACAACTTCGGCTTTCCTTTACACGTCATCTTTACCAGCCATTAtataattttcaaacaaaatacttTCAGGCAGCTATGTGAGGGTTCTGCCTGTACACAATGTATACGAAATATTGCCTTCAGATTAACCTTGGCATATTTCGATTCTAGTGGGAATCTAAGCTTCAGCAAAACAACTGGTTATAAAATCCTGACTTTTGAAAAGGATGAAGAACAAGTGGTAATGAATTTGGATAGTGTTGTTCTGAACTTCCCTTTATATATTTTCTGTAACTTCCTGTTTATGTCATCAGAAAATACAGGAAACTTATAA